The proteins below are encoded in one region of Blastocatellia bacterium:
- a CDS encoding UXX-star (seleno)protein family 1: protein MSEKDIVLIFGKDTUPYTTAAREEYGRRGIAFKYFNVHEDEEALRQMLTYSGGRRSVPVIVEGERVTIGYGGT, encoded by the coding sequence ATGAGTGAGAAAGACATCGTCTTGATCTTTGGCAAGGATACCTGACCGTACACCACGGCCGCCCGTGAGGAGTACGGCAGACGAGGCATCGCCTTCAAGTATTTCAACGTGCATGAGGACGAAGAGGCGCTGCGACAGATGCTGACTTATTCGGGCGGACGGCGCAGCGTACCGGTGATCGTCGAAGGGGAGCGCGTCACCATCGGCTACGGCGGCACCTGA
- a CDS encoding YebC/PmpR family DNA-binding transcriptional regulator: MSGHSKWHQIKHKKLAADAKRGKLFSKLIREISVAARMGGGDPEANPRLRKAISEAKANNMPQDTIQRAIDRGTGKIAGEQYEEVIYEGYGPGGVAVLVETLTSNRNRTVSELRHIFSRHGGNLGESGCVSWMFHKKGYILVPRGSLSEDEIFTLALDAGAEDVRTDDEGNYEIITSVEDFDTIVETLKRASVPLTTAQITMMPQSYVRLEGKDATAMLKLMDALEDHDDVQRVSANFDIPAEEMARAAVQ; encoded by the coding sequence ATGTCGGGACATTCAAAATGGCATCAGATCAAGCACAAGAAGTTGGCGGCTGATGCAAAGCGGGGCAAGCTTTTCAGCAAATTGATTCGGGAAATCAGCGTAGCGGCTCGGATGGGCGGCGGCGATCCCGAAGCGAACCCCCGGCTGCGGAAAGCGATCTCCGAGGCCAAAGCCAATAACATGCCACAGGACACGATCCAGCGCGCCATAGATCGTGGCACGGGCAAGATCGCCGGGGAGCAGTACGAGGAGGTCATCTACGAAGGATATGGCCCGGGAGGCGTCGCCGTCCTGGTCGAAACGCTCACGAGCAACCGCAATCGCACCGTTTCGGAACTGCGCCACATCTTCTCCCGGCACGGGGGGAATCTCGGCGAAAGCGGTTGCGTCTCCTGGATGTTTCACAAGAAAGGCTATATTCTCGTCCCTCGGGGTTCCCTCTCGGAGGATGAGATCTTCACGCTCGCGCTGGACGCCGGCGCTGAAGACGTGCGAACGGATGACGAAGGGAACTATGAGATCATCACTTCGGTGGAAGATTTCGACACGATCGTGGAGACGCTCAAGCGGGCATCGGTTCCTCTGACCACGGCGCAGATCACCATGATGCCCCAATCCTACGTTCGCCTGGAAGGGAAAGACGCCACGGCCATGCTCAAGCTGATGGATGCTCTGGAAGACCACGACGACGTACAACGAGTCTCGGCGAACTTCGATATCCCGGCTGAGGAGATGGCCCGCGCCGCCGTTCAATGA